The Aquila chrysaetos chrysaetos chromosome 4, bAquChr1.4, whole genome shotgun sequence genome segment ACAGCCAGTCTCACCACTCCAGTCAGGAGGAGGACAGGCCTGGGGGCAGCCAGAGGCAGCCTCAGCCCTGGGCAACAGCACCTCCCTAGGGACAGGACAGACCGAGGCCAAGTCGAGGACACTGGCCTGCTGGGGTCCTGATAAGGCCCGATGAGAGGAATGAGTGTCAAACACAGCCCTGGGATCAccaggcagagctgtggggaTGGGCTGAAACCAGGCCAGGATGTCAGTGTGTGGTCAGGGATCAGGATCAGATGGTCCCATAGCTGGGCAAGGCTGGGCTGCAACGTAGTAGGAGCTGTAGCTCAGGGGGAACAAACAGGAGAGCCTCAGTTTAAAACCAGCTCTCCTGGGAAGGAGGAACAGGCCCTCACTGAGGCCTCTTCTGGctctttcttcacagcagctcttACCAGCTGGCCAAAGGCTTTGCCCTGAGCCCAGCAGCCAAAGCCCCAGACAGAACTGCCATGGCCAGGACCCTGATAGGATGTATACTGTGGAAGGCAATGCCTTCCACCTACTGCAACTGAAGTAGTGACAGGTGTCTTCCATTTTCACAAGGCTATGCTAAACAAATactaaatgtttcttttaatgccTGAGGCATGGCCCACACCTGGTCATGCTGTGGCCTGGATTAGAGTGACCTAACAGaaaaagctgaggaaaacagaTGCCTAAATCAGGACACATAATCATCTTCTTGCCAAGTTAGCTATAGCAGCATGGGGTTATACTACATGAATCCTTTGAATCACTGCATTTGCCATCTGCTGTTCACTTGCAAAACATTGTGCTTCTGCTTAGCACTCCTCAACACATGCAAGCAGTATCCAGCTACCTTCAACCATAAACAGGAATGGTATGAGCCATTCCTCTATAAGATGAGCTCTATTTGGCAATATGGCACCAACATGTCATTGTAATAAGCAGTTAATATTAACATTGGTAAAAAAAGATCTGTTCTGACTCCAGTTTCCCAGTGTACAGAAATTTCTGGAGTTTTGTTGTCAACCAGAGGTCCTTGTTTGTACATTTAAGCTAGTGAGAGAAATTACATTCATAAGTGGTCAACATTTTAGCCattctttgaaatattatttattgtaCTTTTCAAATAGGTATTAGTCTACCTAAGGTTTCTGTGCAGTCAGCCTTTATGAACAAAGAAACCTAAAGTTTGCAGACTCTGTGGTGCTCTGAAGACTGAATACACCAAAAGAAGCTGTTCTGTTCCCTTGACAAGACATGCATTTGGATGGGATCGGTTTACTGAAGCACAGATCAGCGTTCTGACTTTTCAGAATGTATTAAAAAGGAATCAAATCTCAGGGCAATTATAAACATGCAACAGTagctccctgctgccttttgAAGTATAATTTCccagtcaaggaaaaaaaaaaaaagaaataacccatatagaaaatatttttagttcctttaaagatgttttgtaTTATACAGAATAATGTGGATaactttgaaaatcaaaattatttgatAGTAAGTCTGCTAGCATTCCTCTTATCCACTACCCCGCCTTCTTCTGATGCATATCGTAATGTTGGATTTCAATATAAAgtttatatttgaaaacatatGTTATAAATTGAGTCTATTAACCGTAATGatcaattgaaatttttattaattatagtAAGCAGGATATGAGCAAAAGCAGCGCTGGGCGACAGGGGAGTCTCCGCTCCGCCAACTGCCGCCCTAAACAGTTTAAACAGTCCCTTTTTATACATCTTTACTTCCGTGTTCATGAAGTAATGGAGATACTCTGCGCGTGTTTCAGTTATTGTTAGGGGGTcgttttctgtttcctgatgGTCGTTGAGGCAGAAGATTGAAGTCTTCCTCAGTTATTTTCGGATaacctttattttgctgtgttgtaGTTTTCAGAGTTGTTTTTCAAGAGTCTTCAGCAAACAATCTTGTGATTTATCGTTTACTTCAAGGTGTATGTTCAGTTTTAGTTTCTGTTTCCTGTCAgctttagtttctttttcctgtcagCTTTAGTCTCTGTTTCCTGTTAAGCAAAGCACTTCAAGAGATAGCTTATGCAAGCACCTTTTTTGTGAATTATATGGTTGTTTGAGAAACAAATATGACCTTTAAcaattcccccctttttctatttatcatttgtttatcaaacattacattttatagAATTTTGACTATTTTCATCTTCTCCTACATAGTTTTCGCTTTCTTCATCACTTATAGTTTCAACCGGAATAtaattagtttttaataatAACAGTTTAGTTGTATCGAAGCGATCTTGAATTGTTTTCAACAGATATTTAATAATACATGGTCCAAAGGTTAGTCCTAACACTAACATTATTATAGGACCTGTTAAAGTAGAAAATAGGGTAGTTAACCAAGGGGAAACattaaacttattttcataCCAGGATTTATtagcttctctttcctttttcctttgttctagTCTATTCTTCAATTCCAGCATTGAGTCTCTTACAATTCCTGTACGATCTACATATGAACAACATTCTTCTCTGAGGGCTACGCACAGTCctccatcttttaaaaacaataaatccaAACCCCTGCGGTTTTGTAACACTACCTCGGATAGTGAGTGGACGGACTCTGCTAGATCATCAATGCCTTTCTGTATTCTTTCTAGGTCTTCATCAACCGCCATTTGTaagttttgtatttctcttcctttgacTAGAGAAGCTATCCCTGTCCCTACTCCACTTATGGCAAGGATAGTGGCAATAGTGATGGCGGTTATGGGTTCTCTCTTTTgtctatttctgtctttttcgaaatattgtattatttcttcAGAGGCATGGTACATAATTCTGGGTATAATTAACACctgaatacaaaatgttttctcataatcaaataaaattaaagacaaacaaGGCGTAATTCCAATATCTGAACAGACCCATTTTGCTTTACCAGAGGGTATTGCCCATTTTGATCCTTGAATCTTATGCTGTGAAATTGCATAATTGCTAATGGTTTGGTTACATAATGGTTGATAGTTTATGGGTACTTTACCTATACATCGACCTTGTCCAGTTACCATCTGTAAGGTTATTCCCCGAGTGCGATTCTTTTCTCCCCAATCACATTCTTGGGGGTTCGTTCCATTTGACCACCgaattttacttgtttttcctATTGCTTCAAAATAGGGTGGTCTTACGTTATAACATAACCAACAATCCTCAGTCAGATCTGGTCTAGTTGAGTTCAGTGCTAAATAGGAAGTTTGCATCATACCCCACAAGGGGTCTTGAAGTTCAGATTCATGCACCATGACTGCTAACGGTATCTCTTGAGTAGATTCGTGATTTTTGTTGGGCAAGGTTGGTAAAACCGGATTCAAGATTGGATTAGGTCCAATGGGATGAGGATCATGTGGCAATGGTCTTTTGGATATCATAAAAATTCCTCCCCTATCGGGGCCGGGTTCCCAGTATCTAATTCCCCAATATTTTCCTGCTAACCACTGGTCGTTCTCCGGATCTTTAATTACTATGCTTATGTTTTTGCAGTATCCTTCATCATTACAATGTCCATATATATGTCCATCGTGTCCTATAGTAGGTCTCTTACACCCTTTAGGCATCCATTCTATGTTCATATGTTTATCCCCGGGTGTATTCCAGTCGGAAGCCCAAGTTTCGCATCCCCAATAGCCACAATAAAAATGACCCGGTTGGTTACAATAACCTTTCCCAAAATTAGATGCAGGACATATATAGATTGGCTTACACAAATCAGCTTTATCTTTACGGTTCCCAATAATTAACTTGGTTAAAGATACCGTAAAGTTAACTTTCCCTGGAGTAGTGATTACCTGGACTGGTTCCTCCATCTGTAAGTTAGATATTGTCCATTTCATGGGTTCATGGGGATTTCCATTTATTGACAAAGGTATTATTAAAATGATAAGTATGCCAAAACAAAAGGtattaattttaagttttaacaCCCCTTTACCAACCTTGAGGCAGTTCATCCATCGCTGCTTGTGCATCCCATGATTTGAGCTTTTCTCTCCACTGtttgtttctcctctgcctcGCTCGTCGACTCGGTTGCCTCGAGCCACGAGGTATTCCATCTTCTTGGCAGCAAGAGTATTCTTCAGGAGAGTATTTATTTCGCCTTGTGTATCTGTCCACATAGGCATTCcacttttcagcttttactAATGGGGCACAGCACGGTATTGTTTGAACTCCCCGTCGGCACTGGACAGCCACAATCTCAGTCACAAAAGGGACTGGTTCATTTGAATGGTAACAATAATATTGGGGGTGTATTCCTTTAGTAAAGATGTCCCACCATTGAGGGGATCCTTCTATTATTTCTTGTTtcaattctaatttttttaatttccaatcTGTTAATAGTCTCTCAAATCTGTAACACTGTCCACAAACACCGTTAGGAGGATATCCGTCGTGACAGTGTGTCCACCATTTATCTTGGCATACTTTACACTTAAAACATACAAATGGGTAACAATTGCACTGTTTGTCGTTACACCTTAATCgtatattatgtatatatatattacctATTTCTACCCACTTTCTATATTCTATGTTGAGTTGCATGGATGATTAACAAATGCCGCGAGCACACTTAGTATACTTCCACAAATAATATACTAACAATGATATTCctattgcaaataaaaagaatattataCACTTTACACCAAAAGGTAATATTGAGATAGGTTCTGTCAGAGTCCTTATCATCACTTATCTTCGTAGAGTCAGCTTCGTATCACCCGGTGTGCTAACTATTTTCCAATTCGGTGGAGTTACTGGTCCTTTAATTCGACTGGCATGGGTCCACCCTCGTTCAGCAGTTCCTTCATGTACATTCACAAACAGATGAAAGGGCCGTTTTAAATCAGGTAGGCTTAGTACTGGGGCTTGGCTCAATTCAAGTTTCAATTTCTTAAATTGTTCTTCTTCTCCTGGTGTCCACTTAGGGACTTTATCTTGAACTAATTGATTATacaaaaatttggttttataacTATAATTTTCTATCCACTGTCTACAATATCCGAATAGGCCTAATACCTGTCTAATTTGTCTTTTGGTCCTGGGCATATTTAACTCCAGGATCCCTTTAATTCGTTCTGGGTCCAAtatctttttccctttgaacaAATAATGCCCTAGGTATTTGACCTTTTCCTCTACAAACTGCAGTTTGTCTTTTGAAACTTTTAGGCCTTTTTCTGCcaaaaagtttaataatttcACGCTATCTTCTAATACTTGGTTTCTCGATTCTCCAGCTATTAATAAATCATCTACATattgaagcaaaatattctcGGTTTGTACGTGAAAGtcttctaataatttttctaaagcttGTCCAAACAAATTGGGAGATTCTGTGAACCCTTGAGGTAACACAGTCCATCTCAATTGTTGCTTTCTATTTGTCTCAGGAtcttcccattcaaatgcaaaataatccCTACTTTGTTTAGCAAGGGGACAAGCccaaaatgcatcttttaaatCTATAACACTATACCATGATTTCTGTGGTCCTAGTTTACTGAGTAGGGTATACGGATTAGCTACTACCGGAAAGCGTGTAattgttcttttattaatttctcttaaatcATGTACTAATCGGTACGTTCCATTGGGTTTCTTTACcggtaaaataggagtattaaaaggggacatgcagggttccAATATTCCCTGTGCTATTAATCTGtcaatttctggttttaatccTCTTCTTCCTTCGAGTGATAAAGGATATTGTTTAATCCTGACTGGGATATTCGGGTTCTTAATTTGTATCTCGAAGGGAATCATATCAAGTTTACTTATGGTGTTCGGTGAATACCATACATCAGGATTTAtcatttcttcatctgtaaCATTTAAAGGATATATTGACACCTTTAATTTCTTATCTTCTACTTTGATTTCCAATTTCAATTCTATAATTAAATCTCGTCCCAATAAATTATATTCTGCTTCAGGGACGAGAAGGAGTTCACCTATTCCATATAtattatttgtttcaaataatacatccttaattttatttacttcaaaCGGTTCTCCCTTAGCTCCAATGACTTGGACCTTTTCAGGAGACAATTTACAACCCATAGGTAATTGTCTAATTGTTGATTTTTCAGCTCCAGTATCTATTAAAAAGGTGAACTCCTGTTTTTGGGGACctattttcaattttatcaaGGGCTCTGGATGACTCCGATCCCCTAAAAGGTAGAGCCCCTGACTATCCTATTCTGATTTTACAATCTCTTCATCTCTGATCCTCTGCCTACAATTCTTTTTTATATGTCCTTTCTTTCCGCAATAAAAACAACATCCTTGTTCTTTCCTTATATTTATCTCAGCGTCTGTTCCCTTTGATCTATAGTCTCGGGACGCCACCTTTTGTCCTTCTCTCACTGCTGCAACCATCATTTTTATCTGTCTTCTATGGCTTTCCTCTTCTCGTCTTACATATACCTTCTGAGCTTCTCGTAATAATTCATCTAATCCCCTGTCCTGCCAATTTTCCAATTTTTcgattttctttcttatatcttCCCAGGATTTTGCCACGAATTGAGTTTTTAGAAGGGCTTGTCCTAAGGGTGTGTCAGGATCTAGCCCTGAGTATAACTGGAGTGCTTTTCTTAAGCGCTCCAGCCAGTCAGTTGGActctcatcttttttctgtctttcattaaaGGCCTTATTGATGTTTTGACCCCGAGGGACAGCTTCTCGGATACCCTGGATTACTATAGTTCTTAAGTCCTGCATATGGACTCTATGATTTGGATCTTGATTACTCCAATTAGGTCTTTGAAGTGGCCATTTAGTATCAGCTTGAGGTCCTTGGGCATGTTGTATATCCCAGAGCCTCATTCCTGCACGCCGGATCATCTCTCGTTCTTCGGTTGTAAATAAACGAGTAAGTATTGACTGCATTTCGTCCCAGGTGTATATATTAGGACCTAGAAACTGGTCCAATCTCTCGGCCACTCCTATGGGGTCTTCTATTAGATTCCCCatctcctctttttaaaatctctaagATCAGCCGAATTTAAGGGAACCGATATAAACCCTATTTCAGGTTGGGCTCCCCCCATAGGTATTTCCCTTAAAGGGTATATTTGAGTAGTTCCTTTCTGACTACGAGTTCTGGGCCTTGAAGGGGGAGAACCTGGGTTCGGTTCTGATGGCAAAGCAGGTGCCTGGGGTATCGCTGGCGCCTGTATGGGTGGTGGGGCATATGGAGGTGGGACTAAGAGACTCTCTTCCAATTCCTCTTTTCGTTTTTCACGTTTCTCTTTCGTTTCACTAACTGGATAGAGAGACATTGTGTCTTGTGGACATTGTATCCATATTTTTGCATAGTCACTCTCTTCTGGGTTGAATGGTGTTTTAGTATTAACCCAGAGATTTAGTTGCTGCCTTACCCAATCTTCCTCTGACCCATATACTGGCCAATATACAGATTTAGAAATCTGTTTCCCTCCCCAAACTTTTGTACAATAACTGatcattttatgtttctttttcccagacGTTCCAGGAAAGTTTTTCCAGTTACTCAGAATATGTCCTAGGGGCGTATCCTTAGGTACCTTGGGTAACCCACCCATGGGAATCGAAGGCTTACTATTCTTCGAACCCATCTTCTGGAATACcttctttcacacacacacacgttccCCTTGTTCCTGGCCCAGTCCCTCGCGGGAGTTGGGAAACGCAGTACTTAAGGGTCCACACTCACTTGATTCAGTATATCGAACCTCTCAATTAGCGTATTCCAGGAAAACCCGACCCCGACCGAACGGTATCCCGCGTTATACTCACGCGTCCCTACGCCTCCTGCGTCTTCGTCCGGACttt includes the following:
- the LOC115340513 gene encoding MLV-related proviral Env polyprotein-like, producing MPMWTDTQGEINTLLKNTLAAKKMEYLVARGNRVDERGRGETNSGEKSSNHGMHKQRWMNCLKVGKGVLKLKINTFCFGILIILIIPLSINGNPHEPMKWTISNLQMEEPVQVITTPGKVNFTVSLTKLIIGNRKDKADLCKPIYICPASNFGKGYCNQPGHFYCGYWGCETWASDWNTPGDKHMNIEWMPKGCKRPTIGHDGHIYGHCNDEGYCKNISIVIKDPENDQWLAGKYWGIRYWEPGPDRGGIFMISKRPLPHDPHPIGPNPILNPVLPTLPNKNHESTQEIPLAVMVHESELQDPLWGMMQTSYLALNSTRPDLTEDCWLCYNVRPPYFEAIGKTSKIRWSNGTNPQECDWGEKNRTRGITLQMVTGQGRCIGKVPINYQPLCNQTISNYAISQHKIQGSKWAIPSGKAKWVCSDIGITPCLSLILFDYEKTFCIQVLIIPRIMYHASEEIIQYFEKDRNRQKREPITAITIATILAISGVGTGIASLVKGREIQNLQMAVDEDLERIQKGIDDLAESVHSLSEVVLQNRRGLDLLFLKDGGLCVALREECCSYVDRTGIVRDSMLELKNRLEQRKKEREANKSWYENKFNVSPWLTTLFSTLTGPIIMLVLGLTFGPCIIKYLLKTIQDRFDTTKLLLLKTNYIPVETISDEESENYVGEDENSQNSIKCNV